From Nerophis ophidion isolate RoL-2023_Sa linkage group LG15, RoL_Noph_v1.0, whole genome shotgun sequence, one genomic window encodes:
- the timm21 gene encoding mitochondrial import inner membrane translocase subunit Tim21-like, translated as MAYTQILNMLHRIFGPKATQTFRLASTSRAHRTQSVLSTFCCRVEASCGPFRAYRYFLQPRRTIHVDSSVRNKSEEREVGQKSVAKYPRSTAKATASKVKEAGRDFSYLIVVLIGLGVTGGLLFVVFQELFSSSSPNKVYGKAFDKVRLHPEVIGAFGEPLKCYGEITRRGRRQHISHSEFLKEGIKHMRLKFYIEGSEPGLKGTVHSESKENPETGKYEFRYIFVDIDTYPRRNIIVEDNR; from the exons ATGGCGTACACGCAGATATTAAACATGCTGCATCGTATTTTCGGGCCAAAAGCGACGCAGACGTTCAGGCTAGCTTCAACAAGTCGCGCACACAGGACACAGTCAGTGTTGTCGACCTTCTGCTGCAGGGTCGAAGCTTCTTGTGGTCCTTTTCGTGCTTATAGGTACTTCCTGCAGCCACGGAGAACTATTCACGTCGACTCCAGCGTGAGAAATAAAAGTGAGGAGAGAGAGGTTGGACAGAAGTCTGTGGCCAAGTACCCACGCAGCACCGCCAAGGCGACTGCAAGCAAAG TGAAAGAAGCTGGCAGAGATTTCTCCTACTTGATAGTCGTACTCATCGGGCTCGGAGTGACAG GTGGTCTTCTGTTTGTCGTCTTTCAGGAACTGTTTTCTTCCTCCAGTCCAAATAAAGTCTACGGGAAAGCGTTTGACAAAGTCCGATTACACCCAGAG gtCATCGGCGCATTCGGAGAACCGCTCAAGTGCTACGGTGAGATTACCCGCCGAGGAAGACGACAACATATCAG TCATTCAGAGTTCCTGAAGGAGGGAATAAAGCACATGCGACTAAAGTTTTACATTGAAGGATCAGAGCCAGGTCTTAAAGGCACAGTGCACTCAGAGTCAAAAGAG AATCCGGAAACAGGAAAATATGAGTTCCGGTACATATTTGTAGACATTGACACCTACCCAAGGAGGAACATAATTGTGGAAGATAATCGATGA
- the si:dkey-118j18.2 gene encoding uncharacterized protein si:dkey-118j18.2 — protein MELYWYIVVIVFIIIKIFFYVCWYRSRQRQLASYLSNPRNAQIVIVGGRAYLHQVCERQSQASLWPSWYGVPDDLSVEEPSTPLPPAPSFSHLDMPPPYDAVSGEDDLKPPPYSECADADQTDVARPSHHISEGGDSSGVNEAPPPYTASPPPHSDLQDGPVGRTEPRSENRPI, from the exons ATGGAACTGTACTGGTACAT AGTTGTCATCGTTTTTATCATCATTAAGATCTTCTTCTACGTGTGCTGGTATCGCTCAAGACAGAGACAGCTGGCATCGTACCTGAGCAACCCCCGCAATGCCCAGATAGTCATCGTTGGCGGAAGAGCCTACCTCCATCAGGTGTGCGAGAGACAGAGT CAAGCTTCGCTCTGGCCGAGCTGGTACGGTGTGCCAGATGACCTGTCAGTAGAAGAGCCCTCCACACCTCTGCCACCTGCTCCATCTTTCTCCCACCTGGACATGCCACCACCATATGATGCTGTCTCTGGAG AGGACGACCTGAAGCCCCCTCCCTACAGCGAGTGTGCCGACGCTGACCAGACGGACGTGGCCCGTCCCTCCCATCACATCTCTGAGGGAGGGGACTCCAGCGGTGTCAATGAGGCCCCTCCCCCTTACACAGCGTCACCCCCACCCCACTCCGACCTACAAGATGGCCCTGTGGGCCGCACAGAGCCGCGCTCTGAGAACAGGCCCATCTAG